The sequence AAAGTATACGTCACTCTTATAGCTTAAATTTCTAATTGAGATAACCACGGGCGCGTATTTGCATACTTCAAAAGTTTAAAAAGGTacttaagaaattcaaaattttcagacAACTACTGATAAAATGCAATTTGTCTACCATGTCGGGACAGACAAGGGGAAAAAATCATAGGAATAATGAAGTGAAAACTGAAGACGACAGATTATTGAACTATTCATGTAATATTATCAGTCCTATCATGAAAGATTTTCGACCAGTGAAGTGACATTATTGTTCACATGGGCACAAAGATTGTAAGACTTCAATAATAGAGGCTATGATGTTTTTAGGTGAGCTCAATAATAGAAGCTAGCGTTTGTTTATCTACTACTACTAGATTTGAGGAATATCCATGTATTTGGTAGGTATGTGTTGTGGGGGGTGGGGAGTTCTCTTTATAAACCTTTGACAAGAGTTTTAATTATTTGCTTCTTTATATCCATCGATCACATAAGGATCTTTTAAATATTTGGGGGATCgacactttttttttcctttaaagaaAACTAAGACCAATTACCCACTATCAATAAAGTGTTAATGCAACATCAAGCATGACATtagaaaaagatttctttttaTATGGAAAGACATGGAGAGTTTTCTTTTAAGTGTATTTTGCTAAAATGTGCCTATGACAAAATCATATATAGACTATACTAAACCACGAAACTActaataaatcatataattaatagGTACAAAGCAACGCATGCCAAGTTAGAACTTAGAAATGCGTCGTTATTTTTGAAACGGATTCAATTAATAAACAAAaggaaatatgaacaaaatattccCTAGTGCCAAATATCAGTTGAAGAATTCAGTTTGGGAAAGAATATATAGCTTAACAAAAGAGATAATTGTCATTCGAAGGTGCAAGAAGTCCAATCATGACTTTTGGCCTCTGAAAATTGAATTTGCTGAACCAAACAAATAGATCGAAACAAAGAGTATAAAACAAAAAGGGCAATATTCACAAATCGTATGACATAATTGACTCTGCATTCTGCAAGCCTACGTTCTTTGGATTTTAATTCCCCTTTTCATCTGATTGGTGGGATAAAGGTTTATATGggataaattatgaaattattttattttatatttgatttaataaaatagCTCTTTTTATAATCAAAACTTGTCTTCCAAAGTTTTTTAAGGCAGGCACCATTAAATTGATCGAAAATAAAAGTTTATCTCAATTTATTCAGGTTTAATCAAAGGCATGTTGTATATTATGTCTTGTGTATCTCACTTTTAGTCCAATGAATTAAATATCTACCAATAAAGGTATACCAACTAAGCAATTTTGTCATCatttaattttcatattataatttcaAGATAACATGTTCTGCAACAAACAACTATTAGCAATACAAATTGGATTCTTATAACAAATTGAATTCTTATGACAAAGGAAGATCAAAATCAAcattcttaaaaagaaaaaattactcaATTCAAAACATATCAATTTTCAACCACTCCAAAAACATGGACCATGGCATGCAAATTTCTGAAACATGAACATCTCAACAGAAAGGATGGAGATAACTCTTCAATGTCATATGTGTCTATTGTCCCGTAAAATAATTTAACATTATCAATGTAATTTAATCAACTATGCTACAGGCTATTACAATGCACGTATTTCAGACTATATTACTAGTATATTAGACTAGTCATAAAAAATTATCTATGATTGTAGGTCAAGTTATTAACTTGGTGGAGCAAATGTATTCTCCATGTCAACAAGATTGGCATCATGACTAGTATCCCCTCTACCAAATTATGCTCCTTCCCCCAATATAGAGTGATAGACACGCCACCCCGTTTTTCAAAATTTACTATGTAAACAAAACGGCAGAGAATAAATACctgttaaaatttaaaatatcaaagatatataacatactttgatttactaaattactCCTTCAACAATACTTACCAGTGCTTAGTTTGTTTGTTCTTATACTCTTAACTCTGAACGGGACATTAAGCTTTTGAAGCACCAGTATATTTAGGTATTTTTGTATGTACAATCGGTTTGGATATATACCAAAAATTGAATGTGAAGCAAGATCATGATAGTATACAATAATCTCTAATTGAAGAATAATCAAGTCGGCAAGGGGCAAGGGGCTTTACAGTCACCAATAACATTGTTTAATTATTGCAACCCCGTCCCTATTTATTATGGTTGTTCTTTTTTCTGCTTATTGCTTATACAATATGCTTATtgtcttctctctttctctctcaacttTTTGTTCACTGTATTTGCAGCTACCTTAATTTCTCCTTCTTCTAGGGTTTTCTTCcctttcaactctttttttttttcgagcTCCAATGTTGCAATATCCTTAATCCTAGGAGAATCAAGGAACAAAGCTtgaaatattttgtcactaccaAGAGGATCAAAGAGGTACACTAGttatcttcttttttccttaaaaagaaCATGCTCTTTATGTTCCCCCCCTTTCAATTTCTACTCTAAGGTGTAGATCTATATGAACATTTCAATTTTTTAGACGTTTTCCTAGATATGGCATATTTTGAAGGACAGTCAAATGAAACACTTTGTCTAACTAACTTTTAAGGTTTTGTCTGTAGTTTTGATCTAGAAGTCTTGTTTTGCGGAACTTTAATTTGCAGGTGGACTATGTcgaataaaatcataaaaaacttTAGTTAGAAGTAGTAGGTAGTAAGTCCACATGTCATGTTTTGCTACTGATGATGACTTAAGTTCCCCAGACGCCAAATTAAATTTACTAATCGAATTATACATTTTGGGTGAAGCTTTGTGTGTGATTTAGTTTGATCTGATCTCATAAGTGGTTTACCTTATGTTTAATAAGTTCAAAAAGTTATTAATAATCACACCTATATATCCTTATTTAACATAAATCATTAGAAGCAGCAAGGGGGAGGAGGCTTAATACATACAGAACTACATATACATCTGTTGCTGATAAAAAAATTGAGCCCAATATATTCAAAAATGTATTTAGTTTAAAATTAAGTCAAGAAACTGCACGATGAATACTTATAAGTAAGGATAACACTTAATTAGATGTTAGAAATGTTACATATATACAGAAATACTTTGTTCTTGTGTTTCCAGTAATAAAGCTAAGCAAGTTTGGTCCATTTCGTATGCTCATGCCTTTGATCATATATACAACACATAGCTGAAGTCCATGATCCTATATATTTGTTTATATAGATAATTTATCCATCAAagtttcacctttttcttttatGTCCCAACGCAAGCCTTGAGGCTGATCGGCCGCTGCCGATACAGTTTTTCTAACTCGCATGGGTACCTTGGACATACACAAATTTTCACGTCTCAGGATTCAAGATCTTGtgtatatcatttttatatataattgatCCATCCAGATTCTTACCTCTCAGGATTTAAGATCCTATATATCTTATACTGATGCTTATTGAATCTAATTTACGATGGACATACACATATGGGTTCGTTTGACAAAGAGAAATGGAGAATCATGGAGGATGTACTTGAACATTAAATCCTATATTCAAGATTTAAACTAAAACAATACATGCGTATTTTCTTGTTACCAATGTCAGCTTGAAACAAGTCCCCTTTGATATCATGTTAAGGTAAAAAGACATACTATTTCATTAGCTTCAGCCTTCAATATTTAAGATGCTAATGTGTATATATACTAAGTTGGCCATCAGGTAAAAGAATTTGGACGATCAGGTTAAGTTGGTCAACAACGGGCCGGTAAGGAGGTAACTGTACATATCAAGGCAGATATTGTAACATGaaaatagagtaatatatatataggaGATCAGTAGTATATCATAATTGGAAATACTTAAAGTTCCATGCAAGGATAGGGTAGAGACTTTAAATGCCAGGGTGTTTAATTGACCTACAACAAGTAACTCTTCGTAACAAGTTTGATATTATAATCTAGAAAATAGAGTGATAACCTGTCACATATATGTACTTGGTTAAATCAAACTAATGATAAACAAATGTGTGACcatatataacttaaaacttgGTACGAATTAACAcaaatttcatttctttcttaGCAGATCGATAAGTGTTCCAAAGTAGAAAGATGTCTTCTACCAGCAGCTACTACTCAACCCCTCCATGTGCTGCCTGCAAATTCTTAAGAAGAAAATGCTTGCCAAGTTGCGTTTTTGCACCTTATTTTCCTCCGGAGGAGCCAATAAAGTTCACAACCGTACACAAAGTATTCGGGGCCAGCAATGTGAGCAAGCTCCTGAACGAAATCCAGCCTCATCAGAGAGAGGATGCTGTCAATTCTCTCGCCTATGAAGCCGAGGCACGGTTAAAAGATCCTGTCTATGGCTGTGTTGGAGCAATTTCTGTTCTTCAAAGGCAAGTTATTCGCCTCCAGAAGGAACTCGACGCCACGAATGCTGATTTAATGCGATACACCAATTATGAACAGGctaataataatcaaattatgGAAAATCATCAAGAAAGGAGTAATTTTCAATATGGGAGAAGAATGGTTCCTAGTTATTATTCTTCTGCACGGAACAATGATATTTCAGGAGATCACAACAATATTAGTACTGATAATTGTGATGGTGACAGTTGAGTAATTGAAGTCCAGAATCGCTAATAAAGTTGATCACGTATTTGTAATTGAACTTTGTTTTTCCAATTAGGAAAAAGATGTACAAATTAAAACACTGTATATTTGGTGGATAATTGAGTGTTACAGTGTTGTAATTTATATTGACGTACGGAGATATACGTCTCGATTATTTATGCTATAATAATGTAACGGTTCAGGCTCAACTATATATTAAGGTAGTGTTCGCTCTGTCTCAATTTTAATTTGAGGCTTGAGAGACATGATATGTCCAGTAGGAGCATGACGTTTATTGGGGCGAATATGCTTGGTCCCATGCTGTGTATTAGAACATCGCTTGTTTTCTTTACTAGAGATGTATATTTAGGTAAGAAGCAAAATAAAAGTACTCAGTATAAATATAAGAGGTAATGCATGCCACTTACCATTATAgaatttattcattattcatttctttgAATATTGTCATTGCTTATACAAAAAATTGTGTGCCACACTAGTACTAATGTTCACTGAAATTGTACGTACCAGTACTTCAGTTGTTTCGTATCATCAAGATGATGACACATGGAAGAGGAGAGGAGCAAAAGAACTTGTATTGAAAATGTTTCATGATTAACGGTTGCTTAATTTGCTTGAGAAGTAACCCCCGTATCTCTATCTATCTACTATATATTACTTTACTACATATTTATAAGAGAGATTGAGGAGTTTGATCGTCCTCACATTGATCCTTTGACAAATTAAAGAGCTACACATGGCTTTTTTTTTTTCGTCCTTTCCTTGCATTTCCATTATCCTCAGGAAGAGGAATTTTCCTTTTAGTCCATCTAACATGGGCCTTAGTTATTGGTATATTCATGTTGAAATATAACAATGTTTTGTGGATCTATTCTTATCTTTTACTCTcacctttattttcttcatttatattttgatttgatacgaaatttaaaaaaatgaagaagatttttttaaatattatgatcttaacttaatacaaaattaaatttgtaATAATTTCAACTACTATCTTATAGATTTTTCTCATATCATAGTCAGTCGTCcaaaaacatataataaataggataacttaatgaataatgtcttgtatttattattttgcttaatggacataaaaaaagaaaaaagaataattaaaatgggGCGAATAGGACATTCTTTTAAGGGAcgtataaagaaaaaataggacaaGTAAATAGATCAAATGGAATAATCTAttaatgttaat comes from Capsicum annuum cultivar UCD-10X-F1 chromosome 2, UCD10Xv1.1, whole genome shotgun sequence and encodes:
- the LOC107858816 gene encoding LOB domain-containing protein 25, whose translation is MSSTSSYYSTPPCAACKFLRRKCLPSCVFAPYFPPEEPIKFTTVHKVFGASNVSKLLNEIQPHQREDAVNSLAYEAEARLKDPVYGCVGAISVLQRQVIRLQKELDATNADLMRYTNYEQANNNQIMENHQERSNFQYGRRMVPSYYSSARNNDISGDHNNISTDNCDGDS